A genomic stretch from Acidobacteriota bacterium includes:
- a CDS encoding efflux RND transporter permease subunit: MLSKFFLKRPVFAWVIAIAMMAAGALAIYMLPIAQYPPIAPPSIAISAYYPGGSAETVENSVTQIIEQKMTGFDNLLYMSATSDSSGASRLEMTFAPGTDPDLAWAQVQNRLQMAMANLPSVIQTQGVTVTKSTRNYLMIIGLISEDGSMDGKDLMDYAKSNLEKVVARIPGVGEVSSFGSEYAMRVWLNPDKLTDYRLTFAEVLAALRSYNVEVSAGQFGGMPAQPGQRLNASIIVQNMLQKPDEFAAIPLRTNPDGSVVRISDVGRTEMGTQYYNAEVYYNGKPSAGLAVRQAAGANAMKTSAAVKAKMADMSRYFPAGMKVTYNNDTTPFIRVSINEVFKTLLVAVLLVFLIMWLFLGNFRATLIPTIAVPVVLLGTFALLALFGYTINMLTMFAMVMAIGLLVDDAIVVVENVERIMSEEGLSPREATAKSMDQITSALIGIGLVLSAVFVPMAFFAGSTGVIYRQFSVTIVTAMMLSVVVALILTPVLCASILKPVAAGHDTSETTFRLLRPFFRKFNRGFYRLREWYSRLVGRALAKKKRYIAVFVLIVALLGFLYLRLPTSYLPDEDQGALLCQVTLPRGNTFEQTKAVMAQIQGYFEQNEKDAVDSCMGIVGAGFAGSGQNVGMLFVKLKDWDLRPTKDLRVKAVAGRANRALSQIRNASIYVLAPAAVTELGMTSGFDLELLDMGGLGHETLTAARNQLLGLAAQDPRLTGVRPNGLEDVPQYRVDVDWDRAGALGVPIGSIHNTISAAFGSAYANDFIQAGRIKRVFVQADAPYRMLPQDLERLFVRNNAGKMVPLSAFATGRWTSGSPRLERYNGFPSMNIMGQPAPGVSSGEAMKAMEEAIAKLPAGIGYDWTGLSYQERQSSSQTGLLYTFAIFVVFLCLAALYESWAIPISVLMALPLGAIGGVIATSLRGLTNGVYFQIGLLTTLGLTAKNAILIVQFSKARVEAGMDLIQATLEAAKLRFRPILMTSLAFGFGVLPLAVSTGAGSGSQNAIGTSVLGGMVTATVLVLVFSPLFYVLIEKISGLGRNRAPREASFAEQSKEE, translated from the coding sequence ATGTTATCGAAATTCTTCCTGAAGCGCCCTGTCTTCGCCTGGGTCATCGCCATCGCCATGATGGCCGCGGGGGCCCTGGCGATCTATATGCTGCCCATAGCCCAATACCCGCCGATCGCCCCGCCGTCCATCGCCATTTCCGCCTATTACCCCGGCGGATCGGCCGAGACGGTCGAGAACAGCGTCACCCAGATCATCGAGCAGAAGATGACCGGCTTCGACAACCTGCTCTACATGTCCGCCACGAGCGACTCGTCGGGCGCATCCCGCCTCGAGATGACCTTCGCCCCGGGCACGGACCCCGACCTGGCCTGGGCCCAGGTCCAGAACAGGCTCCAGATGGCCATGGCCAACCTGCCCTCGGTCATCCAGACCCAGGGCGTGACGGTCACCAAGTCCACCCGCAACTACCTTATGATCATCGGCCTGATCTCGGAAGACGGCAGCATGGACGGCAAGGACCTGATGGACTACGCCAAGTCCAACCTCGAAAAGGTCGTGGCCCGCATCCCCGGCGTCGGCGAGGTGTCCTCTTTCGGCTCCGAGTACGCCATGCGCGTTTGGCTCAACCCGGACAAGCTCACGGATTACCGGCTGACGTTCGCGGAAGTCCTGGCCGCCCTGCGGTCCTACAACGTCGAGGTCTCGGCCGGCCAATTCGGCGGCATGCCGGCTCAGCCCGGCCAGCGCCTGAACGCCTCGATCATCGTCCAGAACATGCTCCAGAAGCCCGACGAGTTCGCCGCCATCCCCCTGCGGACGAACCCGGACGGCTCCGTCGTCCGGATCAGCGACGTCGGCCGGACGGAGATGGGGACCCAGTACTACAACGCCGAGGTCTATTACAACGGCAAGCCCTCGGCCGGCCTGGCCGTCCGGCAGGCCGCCGGGGCCAACGCCATGAAAACGTCCGCGGCCGTCAAGGCCAAGATGGCCGATATGAGCCGGTACTTCCCGGCGGGCATGAAGGTCACCTACAACAACGACACGACGCCCTTCATCCGGGTGTCCATCAACGAGGTCTTCAAGACCCTCCTGGTGGCCGTCCTTCTGGTCTTCCTCATCATGTGGCTCTTCCTGGGCAACTTCCGGGCCACGCTCATCCCGACCATCGCCGTCCCGGTCGTGCTCCTGGGCACGTTCGCGCTGCTGGCGCTTTTCGGCTACACCATCAACATGCTGACGATGTTCGCCATGGTCATGGCCATCGGCCTGCTCGTCGACGACGCCATCGTCGTCGTCGAGAACGTCGAGCGGATCATGTCCGAGGAAGGGCTGTCGCCCCGCGAGGCGACGGCCAAATCGATGGACCAGATCACCAGCGCCCTCATCGGCATCGGCCTCGTGCTCTCTGCGGTCTTCGTGCCCATGGCTTTCTTCGCCGGCTCGACCGGCGTCATCTACCGGCAGTTCTCCGTCACCATCGTCACGGCCATGATGCTCTCGGTCGTCGTGGCCTTGATCCTGACGCCCGTCCTCTGCGCCTCGATCCTCAAGCCGGTCGCCGCCGGCCACGACACCTCGGAGACCACCTTCCGCCTGCTGCGGCCGTTCTTTAGAAAGTTCAACCGCGGCTTCTACCGCCTGCGCGAGTGGTACTCGCGGCTGGTCGGCCGCGCGCTGGCCAAGAAGAAACGGTACATCGCGGTCTTCGTCCTGATCGTCGCCCTCCTGGGCTTCCTGTATCTCCGGCTGCCTACCTCCTACCTGCCCGACGAGGATCAGGGGGCTCTGCTCTGCCAGGTGACCCTGCCGAGAGGCAACACCTTCGAACAGACCAAGGCCGTCATGGCCCAGATCCAGGGCTATTTCGAGCAGAACGAGAAGGACGCCGTCGACTCGTGCATGGGCATCGTCGGCGCCGGGTTCGCCGGCAGCGGCCAGAACGTCGGCATGCTCTTCGTCAAGCTCAAGGACTGGGATCTCCGCCCGACCAAGGACCTCCGGGTCAAGGCCGTGGCGGGGAGGGCCAACCGGGCCCTCTCGCAGATCCGCAACGCTTCCATCTATGTCCTCGCCCCGGCGGCCGTGACCGAGCTGGGCATGACCTCCGGGTTCGACCTGGAGCTGCTCGACATGGGCGGCCTCGGCCACGAGACCCTGACGGCCGCCCGCAACCAGCTTCTCGGCCTGGCGGCCCAGGACCCGCGGCTGACCGGCGTCCGCCCCAACGGGCTGGAGGACGTGCCACAGTACCGGGTCGACGTGGACTGGGACAGGGCCGGCGCGCTCGGCGTGCCCATCGGCTCGATCCACAACACCATCTCGGCCGCCTTCGGCAGCGCCTACGCCAACGACTTCATCCAGGCCGGCCGCATCAAGAGGGTCTTCGTCCAGGCCGACGCGCCCTACCGCATGCTGCCCCAGGACCTGGAACGCCTCTTCGTCCGGAACAACGCCGGGAAGATGGTCCCCCTCTCCGCCTTCGCCACCGGCCGCTGGACCTCCGGCTCGCCGCGGCTCGAACGCTACAACGGCTTCCCGTCCATGAACATCATGGGCCAGCCGGCGCCCGGCGTCAGCTCGGGCGAGGCCATGAAGGCCATGGAAGAGGCCATCGCCAAGCTGCCGGCGGGCATCGGGTATGACTGGACCGGCCTCTCCTACCAGGAACGGCAGTCCAGCTCGCAAACCGGCCTCCTCTATACCTTCGCCATCTTCGTCGTCTTCCTGTGCCTGGCCGCCCTCTATGAAAGCTGGGCCATCCCCATCTCGGTCCTGATGGCCCTGCCCCTCGGCGCGATCGGCGGCGTCATCGCCACGTCCCTTCGCGGCCTGACCAACGGGGTCTATTTCCAGATCGGCCTGCTGACCACCCTCGGGCTGACGGCCAAGAACGCCATCCTCATCGTCCAGTTCTCCAAGGCCCGCGTGGAGGCGGGCATGGACCTCATCCAAGCCACGCTCGAGGCGGCCAAGCTCCGGTTCCGCCCGATCCTCATGACCTCGCTGGCCTTCGGCTTCGGCGTCCTGCCCCTGGCCGTCAGCACGGGCGCCGGGTCGGGGTCGCAGAACGCCATCGGCACCAGCGTCCTCGGCGGCATGGTCACGGCCACCGTGCTGGTGCTCGTCTTTTCGCCCCTGTTCTACGTCCTGATCGAGAAGATCTCCGGGCTCGGCCGGAACCGCGCGCCGCGCGAAGCGAGCTTCGCCGAGCAATCGAAAGAAGAATAA